Below is a genomic region from Tachyglossus aculeatus isolate mTacAcu1 unplaced genomic scaffold, mTacAcu1.pri scaffold_97_arrow_ctg1, whole genome shotgun sequence.
gtgggacaacctgataaccttgtatcttccccagcgcttagaacagtgctttgcacacagtaagcgcttaacaaatattattattattattattattattattattattattatttatctgggcctcagttatctcatctataaaatcaggattaagactgagagccccatctgggacagggactgtgtctaacctgatttgcttgtattcaccctaacacatagtacagtggctagcacatagcgcttaaccaataccactattattattatattggctaAACCAtttagaccttaagctccttatgggcagggagcatgtctacaaatgctgttatatttactctctcaagtgtttagttcagtgctctgcacacaataagcactcattatataccACTGTATGATTTGTAGGTTAACATTAGACTTGGGCAGATATTTCTACTATTGGCCCAGATTGATGGCTCTTCAAAAATGAATTTCAGAATGTGGAGGTTTCCTTGCCTCTCTCACTATATGCTTCTGATTACACCTTTTGCCTTAAACTAATTCTCTAAGAATACCTAAATTACTATTTTCCCCAGAAGTACCCCTTTTCTGGGACAACACAGTGGAAGGATAtgtgatttccttttttttcccaaccACCATGGAGACACAGATCACTTACCCTGCTTTCTCCTACCTGAATCTGAGTCTTGGTTACTTAGAAAAGACTGTGAAAAACACTAAGCTCTGAGTGAAGTATTAGTGTTTTCTGGTCAGAGATTTTAAACAGAGATTTCAATAGTCATCAAAACCATTTCCTTCTCTCTGACTCTGATTCCCTTTCttacctttttctctccattcccTAACTTGGGATCACTGGCCTGAGATATGGGACTGAAACTCTCATGGCAGGTATACAGTACTTTTACAAGACTCTAGAAATATTAGTTCTACCTGAGAGGCTCAACTCCTGCAGTTAGTCACTTTGTTCTTAAAGTATTTGTGTGGATTCGATCCCAGGTGGTTTTCTTCTGATAAAAAAACCTTTAATAAATTCTGTCTACCTAAACAGACTTGTCAATAAAATAATTCTATTTGGATCATTGGATAAGAATCAAGAATATAAAAGGAAATTTATGCAAAATACACTGAGGAGTCAGTTTGAGTCAGGCTCAATGTAGTTTCTTACCTATTTATTCTTTCTCTTCTTAGTAAATGAATGAGTAGCAAATAGAAGTTAAAGAAGGTCCCAACATACTGGATATCTGACCTCCTTTGCATGTGAAATAGTCTGCAGACACTGCAGAGATTCCATTTTTTGACATGTTTACCCTGGGCACAAGAGAGTgagtattgaaggcatatctataCAGACTTGGGGTGATTGAGATAGCCAGGAATAAGAGTTTCTTGGTATCAATACATGATGACCTGTTAGGAAAACAGCTTCCTTAGTTAATGTGATCACCTACCTAATGAATCTTTGTGATAGAAATTTTATCAGGGCAACAATTACCTCCCTGTTTCTCAGACTGTACATCATGGGGTTAAATACTGGTGTTCCAGTGGTGTAGAACAAAGACTGAAATTTGCCCATACCCATGGAGTGTCTTGATTTGGGCCGTAGATATGGGATGATACCAGATCCAAAGAACGAGGTGGGAAGAATGAGGTGGGAACAACAGGTGGAGAAGCCATTGCACCTCCCCGTGGCCGAGGGTAACTTCAGGATGGTGGAGATGATTTTGATGTAGGATATGAGTATCAAGGGAAATGGGGCTGTTACAAAGAGTAGGGCCACAACATAGACTGAGAGTTGATTCATAGATGTGTCCCCACAGACCAGCTTGAGTACTGGTGggacatcacagaaaaaatggttcagcttgttggaatcacagaagggcagggagaatatcTGACCCGTCTGCCCTATCTGGACCAAAATGCCACTGATCCAGGAACCAGCTACCAGCAGGACACACACCTTGTGGCTCATGATAATCGGGTACCACAGCGGATTACATATGGCCACGTAAAGATCATATGCCACCACAGCCAAGAGAAAGCACCCTGTGACTCTAAGAATTAGGAGGAAACACATCTGTGCAGCacacaaaaggaaagaaaaagatccATCCTGTGCCTGGAGACTCATCAGCATTCGGGGCAGAGTTACAGATGTATAACAGATTTCCAAGAAGTTGAGGTTCCTAAGGAAAAAGTACATAGGTGTGTGGAGAGTTTGATCCGTAGTGATTATAATTATGAGTCCATTTCCTGCCAGGATGATCATGTAGCTGAATAAGAAAATCCCAAAGAGGAATTCTCTCAGTTTGGGAAGATCCAGAAATCCCAGAACAAATTCTTCTACAGTCAGATTTCCCAGCTCCATTTCTTCTAAATTACTCAGCTGTGAAAAGGACAAAATCAGAAAGTTTGAATAAAAGCATGTAGCCAAAGCACACAGAGCATCCCGTACTCTCAaagcccagaaaaaaaaatcagttaattcTGTTCAAATAGATATCACTATCATTTACAATGTGCATTCCTATGTATTTTATCTCTTCTGAACAACCTCCAGCTCATGGTTGCCCCTAAATAATATTTGTAGAAGGAACTAATGTGAATGAGGGGGCAGCTGAGTAGCAGTGGTCTGACTGATTGAAAACCTCAGGGTGCAAGTGGCTGCCACTCCCTGTTATTCTCTCAAGCAAACTATCGAATGATGCTCTGCACCCTTAGTCATACTCTAAGCACAAAGGTGTCACATAAAGTTTTGGGACTCTACACTGTGGGAGAAGGTCacacctctgcccctccacctacTACACAATTCAGAACAGAAAATCCACTCTACCACACAGATGAAGCCAACCTGTTCTCCTCGCATGTGTAGGAAATCACTGGGCTCCAAACTCATGAACAGCGGAAACTTGGGAAACATTCACAGATTTTAGAATATACCATTTCATCTTTTGTTATCTTAAGACTGTCTGATTACTGATGAGACCAACAGgggatttaataattgtggtatttgctaagtgcttattatgtaccaggcactgtactcagtgctggagtagatacaaggtaatcgggctgggcacagtccctgtcctatataggacttgcagtcttaattcacattttatagatgatgtaactgaggcccagaaaaatgaagtgacttgcccaaggacacaccacagacaagtggcagaaccggtattagaacccaggtctttatgactcccagatccatgctctaaccaGGAGGTAAAGATTTTTAATAATACAGGCTTGAGTTTTTCCATTTTGCTTTGACCCCTTACTACTAGTAATGGATGACAATggaagatgaagatttggggTGGTAGGGATTGGGACAATCTACCcttaagtcctctagactgtaagctcattatgggcagggaacacgttttctaattctattgtatatagtaggtgctcaatgcataccattgattgactgattggtgataTGACATGGACAACAGTGAATGATGTCTGTGACAAATCTGCATATTCTAAGTGATGTCTGCAGTTTGGGGCAGACCCAGCCTAGGACAGGGGAAGACTctgaattatgatatttattagggAACAAAGAAAGGCAGTGGTGCTGCAGTGGTACTAAAACCACattaattttaaaatgttccCTAGATAAAATCTGGATTAATTAATAAAGAAAAAGCATACAATGTGCCCCTTGATATTCAGAACGTCTAGTAATCAGCTATATTTATATCATGGGTGGCCCTAATTGTGTTTTTTTcttagtttttgttttatttattttaaataaagaGGAAAAATGTCAATCCCCTTATGGTGTGTTTATGGGTGGGAAGGAGGCGGGAggcagtaggagggaaaaggaggagtcaAAGTACACAGTCCAACATTCTTTCTTGCTGGCCCTCAAGTAAAGGAAAACAGTCTAGCCACCTTTATGATTTGATTTTAATGACATCTAGAAGAATTGCAAGTGATTTTCATTAAAAATTTACTTAGAGAATGTAAGCATAAACATCctagaaaaaaatgaagaaaaataaatgttAAAGCAAATGTAAATCCAGTTTTATAAATTACCATAGGACCTGGTTAACTTACCCACACAGGCAAATAGGATACTTTTTGATTTTTGAGCACTAAATAGTCATAGTGCAGATTAGAATTCTATGATTTCATACCGATTGGTTAGTTGCAACAATTACTTTTCTGAATGTATATTGAAGTCCCGTCTTCAGAAGGCATAAATCTTCCtacatcattttcatttttaaaatgatataatTTGTATTTGTTTCTTACTTTCATATTGCTTCCCATTAATTTACTTCATTTCTTCCTAAGGTGAAACTCCACTTACATAATGTGGGTCTCTGATGGCGATCGTAGTTTTTGCATCTTTGAGATAACCAAGATGCATTTGGACTCCAAAGAGGTTCACTGGCCTTAAAATAGAAAAGGACCTTTCTTTTCTGTTCTGTGGAGACTGCTATTCTCCCTTGTTATTTGTTTAATGAACTCCCTCAAAAAGGCAATCTAGACTACATGGCCaaatcccttctttcttctcttacaCACAGCAGTATGGCtgaatggaaagtgcacaggcttgggagtcagaggacatgggttctaattctgcctctgccacttgtctgctgggtgaccttgggcagtctgcttaacttctccgtgcctcagttacctcatctgtaaaatggggattgaagcgtgtgagtcccacatgggacaacataattaacttatatctactccagcgcttagaacagtgcttgacacatagtaagtgcttatcatgctTTTTTCCTCTGGAGCCTTTTTCTCCATGGGCTGTACTGTATCATTTCCAAAGTTTCCCTCCTCCAGGAACTCAGAGGGGTGATTTCTCTTAGGTTAAGTGTGCTTATCCATAGTGATTCCATGACTTCTTCCACCCATCAAGCACACCTGGAATAGTCTTCCACTACTCAGGAAATGCTCATGAGGCAGAGACACTCACTAAAGGAATCAGGTTAAGAAATACAAAAGTCAAAGGGAGACAGCGGTGGTAAAAAGCAGCCTCATTTTTGCACCTTCTGGCCCCTGGAGATGAAGCTTACCACCATGGTAAAGACTGGGCTTAGTCAGGGCCACCGTGTCTAGGCATGAAGCCAAGCCTGGCCAGATGATCCAAAACCATTTTCCCTCTCGTGATCCAAATTTCAAGACTCCTATACCCTACCTTCAAACCAGCTCCCTCCGAAGACACCAAAGGGCTTCTCTTTAAAACATAGGGCAGGAAAGGGATGTTGGGAATACACTCCCGAtagcttccttcctccttcaaccCAATCAGCACAGTCTCCCACTCTTTTGACCCTCGCTCATCCCATCCCAGAGTTTTCTCCTTACTCCTTTCTCCTAGTCTCCAAGTTCTCTTGGTGACTTCAGCCTTTTATCAGTTTCAATCACAGTGCAAAGACAACCTCAGAATGGAATGGGAATTTCCCCACCCTAACAGCCTCAAGTTGTAAGTGTGGGCTGCAGTATAGTGGAAACAAGCAGAGAGGTCAAGAGAGAGATGTGGAGAGCTTTATATACATTTTGTAtgatacttgtgaagcacttactatgagccaggcactcactccttaggttggacacagtccatgtcccat
It encodes:
- the LOC119924364 gene encoding olfactory receptor 10AG1-like, which codes for MELGNLTVEEFVLGFLDLPKLREFLFGIFLFSYMIILAGNGLIIIITTDQTLHTPMYFFLRNLNFLEICYTSVTLPRMLMSLQAQDGSFSFLLCAAQMCFLLILRVTGCFLLAVVAYDLYVAICNPLWYPIIMSHKVCVLLVAGSWISGILVQIGQTGQIFSLPFCDSNKLNHFFCDVPPVLKLVCGDTSMNQLSVYVVALLFVTAPFPLILISYIKIISTILKLPSATGRCNGFSTCCSHLILPTSFFGSGIIPYLRPKSRHSMGMGKFQSLFYTTGTPVFNPMMYSLRNREVIVALIKFLSQRFIRVNMSKNGISAVSADYFTCKGGQISKIFPNKLLTYNVTMLIVTVPFLLILMFSIKNHLPFQKLSLDYGKAQSLLYLLFPPHCHHLVLWICYPHAFSGQVKPLRRCGQTCCPSTPMFNPLKPSLKKQEVTTALKKSCKT